The Pseudomonas orientalis genome contains a region encoding:
- a CDS encoding ATP-binding protein, whose amino-acid sequence MKSLRLRLTFKLGAAFVVIWALAAAWMLNDLRNQMMFSLDQRLVASARMVAGLTEQMPGLASVGAGTHLRSEQLSVPGGMACQVSSLHGEILARSHTTPDEGLESRKSGFRDQMIDGVGWRSFTLSRGDLLITTADRQVEREALNLSILLAASVPVGVALLGCLCLLWLGIGQSLVPLNRMRDALMRRSADSLEPLQIHPLPSELKPLLDTQNQLLQRIAKTIERERRLTGDAAHELRSPLTAIKTHLQVARMTEGAARDQSLAHAEEGADRLHRTLEQLLLLARVEGSLSFDDGLQSSAEEVARLAIQDANAGDNSRIDLVLADGLVDTPVDMPVGLAVAALRNLLDNALRHTPADTRVELKVSSSADKVVFRVRDHGPQISSEDLQYLTQRFWRNGSSEGCGLGLAIVQAIVQRCACSLTFDSQADGLRVDLGMPLRR is encoded by the coding sequence GTGAAAAGCCTGCGCCTGCGCCTGACGTTCAAGCTCGGCGCCGCTTTTGTCGTGATCTGGGCCCTGGCGGCGGCCTGGATGCTCAACGACCTGCGCAATCAGATGATGTTTTCCCTCGACCAGCGGCTGGTCGCCTCGGCGCGCATGGTGGCCGGGCTGACAGAACAGATGCCGGGCCTGGCCAGCGTCGGCGCCGGCACCCATTTGCGTAGCGAACAACTGAGCGTACCGGGGGGCATGGCCTGCCAGGTCAGTTCCCTGCACGGCGAAATCCTGGCGCGCAGCCATACCACGCCGGATGAGGGGCTGGAGTCGCGCAAGAGTGGTTTTCGCGACCAGATGATCGATGGCGTGGGCTGGCGTAGCTTCACTCTGTCTCGGGGTGACCTGCTGATCACCACCGCCGACCGTCAGGTGGAACGTGAGGCGCTGAACCTGTCGATCCTGCTCGCGGCCTCGGTGCCGGTTGGCGTGGCCTTGCTGGGCTGTCTGTGCCTGCTGTGGCTGGGCATCGGCCAAAGCCTGGTGCCGCTCAACCGCATGCGTGACGCCTTGATGCGCCGCAGCGCCGACTCCCTTGAACCGTTGCAGATCCACCCGCTGCCCAGCGAACTCAAGCCTCTGCTCGACACCCAGAACCAGTTGCTGCAACGCATCGCCAAGACCATCGAGCGCGAACGCCGCCTGACCGGCGACGCCGCCCATGAGCTGCGCAGCCCGCTGACGGCGATCAAGACGCACCTGCAGGTGGCCCGTATGACCGAGGGCGCGGCCCGCGACCAGTCCCTGGCCCACGCCGAGGAAGGTGCAGACCGTTTGCACCGCACCCTGGAGCAACTGTTGCTGCTGGCACGGGTGGAGGGCAGCCTGTCGTTTGACGATGGTTTGCAGTCCAGCGCCGAGGAGGTCGCACGCCTGGCGATCCAGGATGCCAATGCTGGGGACAATTCGCGCATCGACCTGGTCCTGGCGGACGGCCTTGTTGACACGCCGGTGGACATGCCCGTGGGCCTGGCCGTGGCAGCCTTGCGCAACCTGCTGGACAACGCCTTGCGCCACACCCCGGCCGATACCCGGGTGGAACTGAAGGTGTCCTCCAGCGCCGACAAGGTGGTGTTTCGCGTGCGCGACCATGGCCCGCAGATTTCCAGCGAGGATCTGCAATACCTGACCCAACGCTTCTGGCGCAATGGCAGCAGCGAAGGCTGTGGCCTGGGCCTGGCGATCGTTCAGGCGATTGTGCAGCGCTGCGCGTGCTCGCTGACGTTCGACAGCCAGGCCGATGGCCTGCGCGTTGATCTGGGCATGCCGTTGCGACGCTGA
- a CDS encoding response regulator, whose translation MHVLVCEDDELIASGIVAGLTAQGFTVERVATAAAARAMLRAATFDIMVLDLGLPDEDGLKLLQQQRSQGLEIPVLILTARDSVTNRVDGLQAGADDYLLKPFDLRELAARLQTLLRRVAGRSVNLIEHGRLAYDPSSRETFLGGQPVDLSRREQALLQALLHNKGRVLSSEQLKDSVYGFNDELESNALNVHIHHLRRKLGNGIVETVRGLGYRLGPADAGEDAS comes from the coding sequence ATGCACGTACTGGTCTGCGAAGACGACGAACTGATCGCCAGCGGCATCGTGGCCGGCCTCACCGCCCAGGGCTTCACGGTTGAACGCGTGGCCACGGCGGCGGCGGCCAGGGCGATGCTCAGGGCGGCCACCTTCGACATCATGGTGCTCGACCTCGGCCTGCCCGACGAAGACGGCCTGAAGCTGCTGCAGCAACAGCGCAGCCAGGGCCTGGAGATCCCGGTGTTGATCCTCACCGCCCGTGACTCGGTGACCAACCGTGTCGACGGCCTGCAGGCGGGGGCCGACGACTACCTGCTCAAACCCTTCGACCTGCGCGAACTCGCCGCCCGCCTGCAAACCCTGCTGCGCCGCGTGGCAGGGCGCAGTGTCAACCTGATCGAACATGGCCGCCTGGCGTATGACCCCAGCAGCCGCGAGACCTTCCTGGGCGGCCAGCCGGTCGACCTGTCGCGGCGTGAACAAGCGCTGTTGCAGGCCTTGCTGCACAACAAGGGCCGCGTGTTGTCCAGCGAGCAGCTCAAGGACAGCGTCTACGGGTTCAACGACGAATTGGAAAGCAACGCGCTGAACGTGCACATCCACCATCTGCGGCGCAAATTGGGCAATGGCATCGTCGAGACCGTACGCGGCCTCGGCTATCGCCTGGGCCCGGCCGATGCGGGAGAGGATGCTTCGTGA
- the dsbD gene encoding protein-disulfide reductase DsbD — protein MRYLFTFLLVLLAGFAQAAPGNPFESKPDFLPVGKAFTFTSERLESGETQLYWQIADGYYLYQQRMKFDGLAQKPVLPQGEAHSDEFFGEQQVYRQGLEVKLPADATGQVRLGWQGCADAGLCYPPQSITVDLGGNPAVAATAQAQDESLASGLQQRSLGWSLLIFFGLGLLLAFAPCSLPMLPILAGMVVGSGASPRRGFALASSYVVCMALVYAALGVMAALLGGNLAALLQTPWILGSFAALFVILALPMFGFFELQLPAFLRDRLDTVSRRQSGGSLVGAGILGALSGLLVGPCMTAPLAGALLYIAQSGNALHGGLILFAMGIGIGIPLLLLVTVGNRFLPKPGTWMNVLKGIFGFLFLGTAVLMIRPVVGESLWIGLWGALALVMAYCGWTLAREYGLAAKVLGAGSLVLGLWGAVLVVGAAGGSDELWQPLKVYSGSRVAATAGAHDGFTTINNPAALQSQLDSAKAQGQWVLVDYYADWCVSCKIMEKQVFGKPEVMDALKDVRLLRLDVTADTAASRELLGRYKVPGPPSFVWIGPDGEERRAQRITGEVDAAAFLQRWTHTRDAR, from the coding sequence ATGCGGTATCTATTTACTTTTCTGCTGGTGTTGCTGGCGGGGTTCGCCCAGGCCGCACCGGGTAACCCGTTCGAGTCCAAACCCGATTTCCTCCCGGTGGGCAAGGCCTTCACCTTTACTTCCGAGCGTCTTGAAAGCGGCGAGACCCAGCTGTATTGGCAGATTGCCGACGGTTACTACCTGTACCAGCAGCGCATGAAATTCGACGGCCTGGCGCAAAAGCCCGTGCTGCCCCAGGGCGAAGCCCATAGCGATGAGTTCTTCGGCGAACAGCAAGTGTATCGCCAGGGCCTGGAAGTGAAGCTCCCGGCCGACGCCACCGGCCAGGTCAGGCTGGGCTGGCAGGGCTGCGCCGACGCCGGCCTGTGCTATCCGCCACAATCGATCACCGTGGACCTGGGCGGCAACCCGGCCGTCGCCGCCACCGCGCAGGCCCAGGACGAAAGCCTGGCCAGCGGCCTGCAACAGCGCAGCCTGGGCTGGAGCCTGCTGATCTTTTTCGGCCTGGGCCTGTTGCTGGCGTTTGCCCCGTGTTCGTTGCCGATGCTGCCGATTCTCGCCGGCATGGTGGTGGGCAGCGGTGCCAGCCCGCGTCGCGGCTTTGCCCTGGCCAGCAGTTACGTGGTGTGCATGGCGCTGGTGTATGCGGCGCTGGGCGTGATGGCCGCGCTGCTCGGCGGCAACCTGGCCGCACTGCTGCAAACCCCGTGGATCCTCGGCAGTTTCGCCGCATTGTTCGTGATCCTCGCCCTGCCGATGTTCGGCTTCTTTGAGCTGCAACTGCCGGCCTTCCTGCGTGACCGCCTCGACACGGTCAGCCGCCGGCAGAGCGGTGGCAGCCTGGTCGGTGCCGGCATTCTCGGTGCGTTGTCCGGCCTGCTGGTGGGCCCGTGCATGACCGCGCCCCTGGCCGGCGCACTGCTGTATATCGCCCAGAGCGGCAATGCGCTGCACGGCGGGCTGATCCTGTTCGCCATGGGCATCGGCATCGGCATCCCGTTGTTGCTGCTGGTCACCGTGGGCAACCGCTTCCTGCCCAAGCCGGGCACCTGGATGAACGTGCTCAAGGGTATCTTCGGCTTCCTGTTCCTCGGCACCGCCGTGCTGATGATCCGTCCGGTGGTCGGCGAAAGCCTGTGGATCGGCCTGTGGGGCGCACTGGCACTGGTCATGGCCTATTGCGGTTGGACGCTGGCGCGTGAATACGGCCTGGCCGCCAAAGTGCTTGGCGCCGGCTCCCTGGTGCTGGGCCTGTGGGGCGCAGTGCTGGTGGTAGGCGCGGCCGGTGGCAGCGATGAGCTGTGGCAACCGCTGAAGGTCTACAGCGGCTCGCGGGTCGCCGCCACAGCAGGCGCTCACGATGGGTTCACGACCATCAACAACCCAGCCGCCCTGCAAAGCCAGCTCGACAGCGCCAAGGCCCAGGGCCAATGGGTGCTGGTGGACTACTACGCCGACTGGTGCGTGTCGTGCAAGATCATGGAAAAACAGGTGTTCGGCAAACCGGAAGTCATGGATGCCCTGAAAGACGTACGCCTGCTGCGCCTGGACGTCACCGCCGACACTGCCGCCAGCCGCGAACTGCTCGGCCGCTACAAGGTGCCGGGGCCACCGAGCTTCGTGTGGATCGGTCCGGACGGTGAAGAACGCCGGGCCCAGCGCATCACCGGCGAGGTGGATGCCGCCGCCTTCCTGCAACGCTGGACGCACACCCGAGACGCGCGCTGA
- a CDS encoding TlpA disulfide reductase family protein produces MLTLTIGTFAIALNHILLISALILATLVGWRVARRGGENPESVLFSLFLLGMLTARVSFVLMYWGDYRNDWLQMVDLRDGGFLAWPGVIALVLGALAYGWRRPALRKPLSAGVISGLVFWGMASLSLNLYDKGSQLPDITLRDANGNVVQLADYKGGPLVINLWATWCPPCRREMPVLERAQHQRPDVTFLFVNQAESMQSVSTYLATQGLNLDNVLFDASGRLGQAVGSMALPTTLFYTADGRLINSHLGELSQASLARAMEPFDTVPQRKPTCLASATC; encoded by the coding sequence ATGCTGACCCTCACCATCGGCACCTTCGCCATCGCCCTGAATCACATCCTGTTGATCAGCGCGCTGATTCTGGCCACGCTGGTGGGCTGGCGTGTGGCCAGGCGTGGCGGGGAAAACCCCGAATCGGTGCTATTCAGCCTGTTTCTGCTGGGCATGCTGACCGCCCGTGTCAGCTTTGTACTGATGTATTGGGGCGATTACCGCAACGACTGGCTGCAAATGGTCGACCTGCGCGACGGCGGTTTCCTCGCCTGGCCCGGCGTGATTGCGCTGGTGCTCGGTGCGCTGGCCTACGGCTGGCGGCGCCCGGCCCTGCGCAAGCCTCTGAGTGCCGGGGTGATCAGCGGCCTGGTGTTCTGGGGCATGGCCAGCCTGTCGCTGAACCTCTACGACAAGGGCTCGCAACTGCCGGACATCACCCTGCGCGATGCCAACGGCAACGTGGTGCAACTGGCCGACTACAAAGGAGGCCCTCTGGTGATCAACCTCTGGGCCACCTGGTGCCCGCCCTGCCGCCGGGAAATGCCGGTGCTGGAGCGCGCGCAACATCAACGCCCGGATGTCACCTTCCTGTTCGTCAACCAGGCCGAGAGCATGCAAAGCGTCAGCACCTACCTGGCTACCCAGGGCCTGAACCTGGACAACGTGCTGTTCGACGCCAGCGGCCGCCTCGGCCAGGCCGTCGGCTCCATGGCCTTGCCCACCACCTTGTTCTACACAGCCGACGGCCGCCTGATCAACAGTCACCTGGGTGAGCTGTCCCAAGCCAGCCTGGCCCGTGCCATGGAACCCTTCGACACTGTCCCACAAAGGAAACCCACATGCCTCGCCTCCGCCACCTGCTGA
- the dsbG gene encoding thiol:disulfide interchange protein DsbG has translation MPRLRHLLTLLPLTLAATLAQAEDWPAPIKQIEAKGARILGKFDAPSGLTGYAAQYQNRGMALYLTADGKSVIAGNLYDTQGNDLSSAPLEKLVYAPMSKEVWAKMENSSWIQDGDKNAPRIVYLFSDPNCPYCNMFWEQARPWVKAGKVQLRHIMVGIIREDSPGKSAALFAAKDPQKALEEHEAAGKGSKLQALAKIPADIEARLDGNMKLMEELELSATPAIFYLDDKGALQQQQGAPSPDKLVKILGPK, from the coding sequence ATGCCTCGCCTCCGCCACCTGCTGACCCTGCTGCCACTGACGCTTGCCGCCACCCTGGCCCAGGCCGAAGACTGGCCAGCGCCGATCAAGCAAATCGAAGCCAAGGGTGCCAGGATCCTCGGCAAATTCGACGCCCCCAGCGGCCTCACCGGCTATGCCGCGCAGTACCAGAACCGTGGCATGGCGCTGTACCTGACCGCCGACGGCAAAAGCGTGATCGCCGGCAACCTGTACGACACCCAAGGCAACGACCTGAGCAGCGCGCCCCTGGAAAAACTGGTGTACGCGCCGATGTCCAAGGAAGTCTGGGCCAAGATGGAAAACAGCAGCTGGATCCAGGACGGCGACAAGAACGCGCCACGCATCGTCTACCTGTTCAGCGACCCCAACTGCCCGTACTGCAACATGTTCTGGGAACAGGCCCGCCCGTGGGTAAAGGCCGGCAAGGTGCAGTTGCGCCACATCATGGTGGGGATTATCCGCGAAGACAGCCCGGGCAAATCCGCCGCGCTGTTTGCCGCCAAGGACCCGCAAAAGGCCCTGGAAGAACATGAGGCGGCCGGCAAGGGCAGCAAGTTGCAGGCACTGGCGAAGATCCCGGCGGATATTGAAGCCAGGCTTGATGGGAATATGAAGTTGATGGAGGAATTGGAGCTGTCGGCGACGCCGGCGATTTTCTACCTGGATGACAAGGGCGCATTGCAGCAACAGCAGGGGGCACCGTCGCCGGATAAGTTGGTGAAGATTTTGGGGCCTAAATAG